DNA from Cotesia glomerata isolate CgM1 linkage group LG10, MPM_Cglom_v2.3, whole genome shotgun sequence:
gtaataacattgttaaataattaaattttaattaaaatataaaaacagtaattaattaactgagaattaaaaaaaaatttaattagaaaaaaaaaatagaacgaaaaatattaaaaataaaatttgtattataaaaaaataatgataaagacGTTTTCtcactttaatttatttgtcttgTGACAGATGTCATTAGCGggaaattagtaattaaaatttgcaaACCCGCCTTAAAACTGTCGCAAAGTTTTCAGCCAATGGAAAAAGAGCATTAATTCTGGAAAGTTCTGAGAagtaattttcatgaaatatttCGGATGGAGTTTCGAGTTTAATAGAACAGTGGGGGAGTGCACTGGGACAACGAAGTGAACGAAGACCGTCGAACGGCAGACGACGACTGACGACGGATGTAGATAATGAGAGACTAGAAGGAGATAATAAAGCGCTTGGAGCtgaagaaagaagaaaagaacaAGGATAAAGATAGTGTGAGTGTAGTATTTGATTTGGCTATCGGAGAGGTTGTGTATATGCGTAGAGTGGGACTGGGAGGTGAATCAACACAAGCAAACTACAGTATACAATACAACAGTAGTCCTTGCACTGGCCGTCTTGGCCATGGACAACTAGCATAGGCAGCAGTATCACACACACCAGTAGTCTAGTGAATATGGCCGCAAACAATGGTAATGGTTATTGAAATCAACTTTGCGCGTTTATCTAtccttaaaaattaacttgtcaACAAAGTTTTGTTGCTAATAAAACAATCTAATAGATTATTGTGTATGCCTTGTAATAATGTAAGTCTCATTTACTCAATCGCTGTTAATAATTACAGCtaatatacttatatttaataattattttcaatgagAGGTGATGTCCAAATATTTCTCAGGACTTGGGTGTTAGCGGTGACTCGTTaacttacaataaaatatttatcttaaatattCGCGCTGTTtctatgtttatttattcatttaattaattattttattttaattcattaattcgtattgctgtttatttaattaaatgttagataataaatttctttttattgaaatcaatgatcaatcaaaaattatgtttataattttatttatttatttattttgttttcagTGATTAGTTAATACAAAatcaaaaagttattttattgctATCTACTTCCCATGCTGGACAGGACGGTAATCATCAAATTATTGAGATAGCTGGTGTTTTATCATCGAAATTGGTGTGGgagtaatttaatatatttttgttccAGCTACAGGAGCATAGTATTATGGCAACTGCTGTTCAACAGAATGGCATGCAACCACTGACCAATGGAAATATCAATGTCGAGAACCATGAGGCTCTGGACGACAAAAACGACACACGGAACAACGCTGAGGAAAATAACCCCTACAATCATCAGCCAGATATTCCCATTCCTATGGAAGAGCCAGAAGCCCAACCCGAGATAGACATTCTCATCAGAAATGTCGTCTGTAGTTTTAGCGTGAGATGTCATCTCAATTTACGTGAAATTGCTCTCAATGGGTCTAACGTTGAATACAGGAAGGAAAATGGGGTGAGTTTTTGTAGCAATAATTCGGTGATTAGCGAAACTATGGATTATTGATGGAATATTTTGTCAGATGATCACCATGAAGCTGAGAAGGCCATATACTACGGCATCTATTTGGTCTTCGGGTAAAGTTACTTGCACCGGTGCTGAGACAGAACACGAGGCCAAAGTCGCTGCTCGTAGAATCGCAAGATCTTTACAGAAGCTCGGATTTAAAGTTAGGTTCAATAACTTTCGGGTTGTTAATGTTTTGGGGACTTGTTTAATGCCATGGgctattaaaattacaaacttCTCACAGCGCCATAAAGAAAATGCTGAGTAAGTTTATTGataagttatttaatatttatttttttttaacaagttatatgatactaaaatttatagacatttaataattttttaataaataaattatagcaaaaaaaaattatttaaaaaaattcaatctttagaagctttaaaaaattataaattttttaaaatcaattttctaaatcttgtttatttaatgacattaaagttagccgtAACTTGAccactttttaaatttttttaacaaattttattcaaaaaaaattatttttaaaaaattgcatttttaatttattttaatttttacatcttaatttttttgccataatttattgattggaaaaattattaaatatctgccaaaaaattttcatgtttattttgaaagaagaattattatttaaagaagtTATATCgatggtctaattagcaatttgtctaactccttattttttagagggtgattttttaacatttttgatgtagcaataattcaattataaattatttgaatcattcaaacttaaatattgaatctctattagatattaatgatcttaaatggttttttgaagtgataataaattttgaactaattgttttttttcgtacaaatagaagattctctaaaatggagttagacaatttgctaattagaacgtcgatatgatattaaaatttatagaaatctgataatttttagaaaatttttagtcaataaattatagcaagaaaaatttattttaaaaaattcaatctttaaaagcttcaaaaaattataaatgcaatttttttatttattttccagatttttaattttttttttaacaaataaatttattccgaaaaattatttttaaaaaattgcatttttaatttatttaaatttctccatctcaatttattttttgaatttttttgccataatttattggttggaaaaattaataaatatctgctaaataaattttcacattCATTTTGaaagacaaattaaaaaatttttaagtgtttgctaatttcagtgtcatgCAAGTGAttaggaaaaatatttatttaattttataatttattaaaaaataaaaaataaaaagatgatattgttataaatatataaactaataaaattatttaaaatacagcTACGAACCAGAATTACATCCAGGTGTAACATATAAGCTAAAAGATCCAAAAGCtacgttaaaaatattttcaacggGCAGTGTTACTATCACAGGTATTAGAACCTTTTAAATACTCTTTTATTTACTTAGGATGCTTGAGATTaagattaaaatatatttgtcacaaaactaaatatttactcgagagataaataaagtaaaaataatttttcagcaCCTAATGTCGCGGCAGTTGGAGCGGCCATTGAGCAAATATTTCCGCTAGTCTACGAATTTCGTAAGAAACGTTCACCCGAAGACGAACAGGCATTAGCTGCTAAGAAACTGAAAAACGCAGCGAGATATAGAAGAGATTTAATTGAAGATCAAGATCTATTACCTGCAGTGATCGGTAGCGACGATGAAGAAGAGATGCCGATTGAAAGCGATGCCAGTGGAGactgatttatttaaattaaatgttaaataactAATCTTTTCTCTTCACGTTAGTGTTTTTAAAtctgttaatatttttctctatttCCGTTTCTCTCTTTTCAATTTCGACAATTAATGTTTAGTGTTATGACAAATGATACCGAGGGGGGGGGGGGTGATTGCATTAGTGAAGTGACGGTACTAGCTGCTGATTTTGcttgatattttttagttaatttttttgttgaggGTCAAGAGTGTCAGGTGTAGATTTTATTACTGAGCAAGAGGACTACTGAGCTACCAGCTctaattcatttttcatttaaaattataattaaatatatcatCGTAATATCAGCatgtatgttaaaaaaaaaaaaaaaatatttaaaaacgaaTGCGTTAATCGTGCTAGCAATACtgaacttttattaaataaagttataagTAATTAACTTTAGTAAGTTTAAGGAGATTTGTCAGTAAACAAAAAGCTTCTTTTGGAATTCGTTTACATATTTATCacttaattgataataatttatctagtaacaataaatatgttaatatcaataacaattaaaattgttgattattttattaatatgacacaaaagtaaataaatttcaaaagtagctttttaaaaatttttttctgacgaATTTcctgttaaataaaattaaaaaatcattgaaaaaaaaaaattaatgtaactgcatatttacattaatatgtagataaaaaaaaaaataatctggcTATTTTAATGTTTACAGTGCCGCCTTCGatcaaaataattgtaatacgTGCGCGTCTTCACTTTGCTTTTTCTCTGTTTCATTTCTGTCTTCTCtttacttcattttttttttgttttttaattgtattgtGCCAAAGATGGATGTTCTAAATTCAAAGCAGAGTGATTATTAGCAAACTTGCTTAGCGTGcacttttgttgaatttaaatcCTGAAGTGATTACTTTTATTCATATTCAAAATCTTCGTATCTTCGTaactgattaattaaaaaattgtcaattatttaatgaagattATTAGTACggaacagtattttttgttctaccataatttaataatgcagcttagtttaattaaaaaaaaaaaaacacttaatttattgaaatacgAGTTTGCTGTTCGTTGAATACAGGcggaaaattattaagttaaataatttaaacaaacaaTACGAAAGAGTGGTCCATCCCTACTCTAGCATTtgtagtaataattattaattaaccgattgattatttatattttttaattaatcgattaattgaACATTATTATTGTATCTCTGATAGATAGTTTTAGTCTTAATTAATAGTacgagactttattttttttttttattttaaattaatgtctCGTTGATTGactgtttgaaaaaaaaaaatttactgctaAATTAACAGATGAAAAATAACGATCTCAACCACgaggtaaataaaaaagtatcagCGACTCATTGCCGAGTGAAATAGACTACTTGTATCTTAAATATCTTGCacaattaacaaaaacaaaacaatgtaattgtttaataatcaaatagacTAAAACGAATAATGTTCAATACTATaactgttaaatatttatgtcaGTTTCGTATGAATCTgctcattaaaataattatttatctatcgATTTATACTGAGCGCTATGCATCCAACTCTCAAtctatttatctattatttattcgTCGTTCATCTTTTCGTCTACTAactattacaattataattataattataattattattattttataagttatttttacaaaaatacactttttttttttatttatttttttttttttttttttataggcaAATGACTAGATTTAATTTGTATGTGATGTATGAATGTAactctgaatttatttttgttaaacaaATTCAACAATTTGAGGCGGTtagataaaaacaaataaagattaataaaaaaaaaattaaaattgtagaaTTACATTACACAGCTTGCCTTTATCAGTATcgtttattatattaaatatcaatatcattatcattactatgttttatattttaataattatctacGAAAGTACTGTCtctctttttaaattaatattttgaattttttgatcaGTACCATAGCgagcttatttttttaacgggCAGTCtaagctttatttttttcacaaatttatttattaattaaaaaatttattatttaaaagctAAGTCACTGCCTTTGGCTCGTAAAATTGGCACACCAATGTGAATATAACGcgctaattaaaataattaataaataataataataagcaaTACTGATTACATTGCAATGctaatacttaaaataaaataaactatttactcttataaataactattgatatactaaacaataaattttattttttaaatcttattttacaaataaaaaacaataaaagttaGGGAATTGTATTAAATGTACtttcgttttttaattaaaaaaattgataaatattaaatacagCGACCGCATAGCGATGAATTCAAAACAATAAATCGTAATGcggtaataaattataaataaaactaatacgTATAGTCACGTGTCTCACTCTTATTTTGAGGTGATGATttacgataataataataattgattaattattattataacaataCTAATGTTAAAACAATAAGTTTTGACGAAGCAATTGCACTAAATAATGAGTAAGGGcgcattaaataattttaagagtagaaaagtacatttataGACGTAGATTGTGACAT
Protein-coding regions in this window:
- the LOC123273252 gene encoding TATA box-binding protein-like 1 isoform X3, which codes for MLQEHSIMATAVQQNGMQPLTNGNINVENHEALDDKNDTRNNAEENNPYNHQPDIPIPMEEPEAQPEIDILIRNVVCSFSVRCHLNLREIALNGSNVEYRKENGMITMKLRRPYTTASIWSSGKVTCTGAETEHEAKVAARRIARSLQKLGFKVRFNNFRVVNVLGTCLMPWAIKITNFSQRHKENADYEPELHPGVTYKLKDPKATLKIFSTGSVTITAPNVAAVGAAIEQIFPLVYEFRKKRSPEDEQALAAKKLKNAARYRRDLIEDQDLLPAVIGSDDEEEMPIESDASGD
- the LOC123273252 gene encoding TATA box-binding protein-like 1 isoform X2 translates to MPCNNLQEHSIMATAVQQNGMQPLTNGNINVENHEALDDKNDTRNNAEENNPYNHQPDIPIPMEEPEAQPEIDILIRNVVCSFSVRCHLNLREIALNGSNVEYRKENGMITMKLRRPYTTASIWSSGKVTCTGAETEHEAKVAARRIARSLQKLGFKVRFNNFRVVNVLGTCLMPWAIKITNFSQRHKENADYEPELHPGVTYKLKDPKATLKIFSTGSVTITAPNVAAVGAAIEQIFPLVYEFRKKRSPEDEQALAAKKLKNAARYRRDLIEDQDLLPAVIGSDDEEEMPIESDASGD
- the LOC123273252 gene encoding TATA box-binding protein-like 1 isoform X1, which produces MLDRTLQEHSIMATAVQQNGMQPLTNGNINVENHEALDDKNDTRNNAEENNPYNHQPDIPIPMEEPEAQPEIDILIRNVVCSFSVRCHLNLREIALNGSNVEYRKENGMITMKLRRPYTTASIWSSGKVTCTGAETEHEAKVAARRIARSLQKLGFKVRFNNFRVVNVLGTCLMPWAIKITNFSQRHKENADYEPELHPGVTYKLKDPKATLKIFSTGSVTITAPNVAAVGAAIEQIFPLVYEFRKKRSPEDEQALAAKKLKNAARYRRDLIEDQDLLPAVIGSDDEEEMPIESDASGD